In a single window of the Diachasmimorpha longicaudata isolate KC_UGA_2023 chromosome 16, iyDiaLong2, whole genome shotgun sequence genome:
- the LOC135169877 gene encoding DNA polymerase subunit gamma-1, mitochondrial, giving the protein MSLVQRPQKPTRNMPMKINLSNTFVRHKCYDVLKNGGEQYFSSGKKVSKKVIRIKRSPRVVTTSDLTSNNSDGTSTNAGIGFNENVDNHDAMDNKLVNPMSKFKPKFISENLNDASIWDDSETNGIFGDTKIRKNENETFPDKNSEHVNEKIKQSVEQNNENGNDRLKGGTETRLNELNMQMLSKKLHQQIFPNSGEKVDLPKEKISSLKNELKKFGMDVEEGVYVPDVSLDLPALEGNNLEEHFYNIARAQSEPYLKIIDRILQKIPPVPKKWLMQEGWTRYSNGTTEPVDYPLEDGLIFDVEVCVTEGPLPTLATAVSTDAWYGWVSKSLVGGSSISAESHSLTPELLIPTESTTSEYGKKLSDHQKSPKIIVGHNVCYDRARIKEQYWLNSTGTRFVDTMSLHVSVSGMNSYQRSLLLSKKSESTSEFLNSTSLNNLGDVYSLYCGKQHQKQARDVFVEGSLADVREKFDELMDYCASDVVVTHEILQHLFPLFQERFPHPVTFAGMLELGTAYLPVNSNWQRYIEESEVTFGDLNYEAKVSLSKRADEVCKLMHNEKYKEDLWMWDQDWSTQPVKMKTKLTKKALENVKQQSLQEEKSESDYEKYLSDDEVEMDPLEAEFSHLKGTKNLLPAKFPHMSGYPAWYRKLCMKQHEKNWIAGPVNISTSMKVAPKLLNLTWENYPLHHIKDHGWGFLVPYNEHPDVNTNLPLKQLLSQCPLPMAPSGYQDTSYAMAALQKDVQNELHKTEFWRDKKRKPKKKDQVPEIFYKGTGIWCNVVIDNCCWFLKLPHKDGPSLNVGNPLAKDFLNKFSENILAGLDSSATEVLKIARMVSYWRNNRDRIMSQLVMWWNTDSLPSSIIRSHRHTSYGAIIPQVVVSGTLTRRATEPTWMTASNAHIERVGSELRAMVQAPPGYNIVGADVDSQELWIASLIGDAYCAGIHGATPFGWMTLIGSKSKGTDMHSVTAKAVGISRDHAKVINYARIYGAGIKFAERLLKQFNPSMGESEAISKAKKMFSITKGKKIYRLREEFINDDVEERDYSSWDAYQLARVHGKKVEEMFGCGKWWGGSESAMFNRLEEIAGSLHPITPFLNSRLSRALEVGEEQKDKYLPTKINWVVQSGAVDFLHLMLVCMKWLMRDNARFCLSFHDEIRYIVPSRYKYNAALGMHVTNLLTRSFCASRLGINDLPMSVAFFASVEVDSVLRKESTSDCKTPSNPHGLENGYGVSPGESLDVEEALKKSGGSLGSWHSAQMRKKKVGKSTG; this is encoded by the exons ATGTCCCTCGTGCAACGACCACAGAAACCCACAAGAAACATgccgatgaaaataaatttgagtAATACTTTCGTAAGACACAAGTGCTACGACGTATTAAAAAACGGTggagaacaatatttttcttcagggAAGAAAGTTTCAAAGAAAGTGATAAGAATTAAGAGATCACCCAGAGTTGTCACCACGAGTGACCTAACCTCAAACAATAGTGATGGAACGTCCACAAATGCAGGAATTggtttcaatgaaaatgttgATAATCATGATGCAATGGATAACAAATTAGTAAATCCAATGAGTAAATTTAaaccaaaatttatttctgaaaaCTTGAATGATGCTTCCATCTGGGATGACAGTGagacaaatggaatttttggagacacaaaaatcaggaaaaatgaGAACGAAACTTTTCCAGACAAAAACAGTGAAcatgtaaatgaaaaaattaaacagtcagtggaacaaaataatgaaaatggaaaCGACAGACTGAAAGGTGGAACAGAAACTCGACTCAATGAACTGAACATGCAAAtgctttcaaaaaaattacaccAGCAAATTTTCCCAAATTCGGGGGAGAAAGTGGACTTACCCAAGGAGAAAATCTCATCTTTGAAGAATGAGCTGAAAAAGTTTGGAATGGACGTGGAGGAAGGTGTCTATGTGCCAGATGTATCCCTGGATTTACCAGCTTTAGAGGGAAACAATTTGGAGGAACATTTTTATAACATAGCGAGGGCTCAATCAGAACCATATTTGAAGATTATTGATAGAATTCTTCAGAAGATTCCACCAGTTCCAAAAAAATGGCTGATGCAGGAAGGCTGGACAAG ATATTCCAATGGGACAACTGAACCCGTCGATTACCCTCTAGAAGACGGATTAATTTTCGACGTTGAAGTGTGCGTCACAGAGGGTCCCTTACCGACTCTAGCTACAGCAGTGAGCACTGATGCATGGTATGGCTGGGTATCCAAGTCTCTGGTAGGTGGAAGTAGCATATCCGCAGAGAGTCATTCCTTGACACCTGAATTACTGATACCCACGGAGAGCACAACATCTGagtatggaaaaaaattatctgaccACCAAAAGAGTCCAAAGATCATTGTGGGGCACAACGTCTGCTACGATCGAGCACGAATTAAGGAACAGTACTGGTTGAACTCAACAGGAACACGTTTTGTCGACACAATGTCCCTTCACGTATCTGTGAGTGGAATGAACAGTTACCAAAGATCTCTGTTGCTGTCCAAGAAGAGCGAGTCGACTAGCGAATTCTTGAACTCCACTTCTCTCAACAATCTTGGTGACGTATATTCGCTATATTGTGGCAAACAGCACCAGAAACAGGCGAGAGATGTGTTCGTTGAAGGGAGTCTTGCAGATGTTCGCGAGAAATTCGACGAACTGATGGATTATTGTGCCTCTGACGTCGTGGTAACGCATGAAATTCTTCAACatctttttcccctttttcaaGAGAGATTTCCTCACCCTGTGACCTTCGCCGGAATGCTCGAACTTGGCACTGCTTACTTACCTGTCAATTCCAATTGGCAGAGATACATTGAAGAGTCGGAAGTGACATTTGGAGATTTAAACTACGAGGCAAAAGTTAGTTTATCCAAGAGAGCTGATGAAGTTTGCAAACTCATGCACAATGAGAAATATAAAGAGGACTTATGGATGTGGGATCAGGATTGGAGTACACAACCtgtgaaaatgaaaacaaaattgacaaaaaaagcttTGGAAAATGTGAAGCAACAGTCTCTACAGGAAGAAAAATCAGAATcagattatgaaaaatatttgagtgaCGATGAAGTTGAAATGGATCCACTGGAAGCCGAATTCTCTCACTTGAAAGGCACAAAGAATTTACTCCCTGCAAAGTTTCCACATATGTCAGGGTATCCCGCTTGGTATCGTAAACTGTGCATGAAGCAACATGAAAAGAACTGGATTGCTGGGCCCGTAAATATCAGTACTTCAATGAAAGTAGCTCCCAAACTATTGAATTTAACCTGGGAAAATTATCCCCTACACCACATCAAGGATCACGGATGGGGTTTCTTGGTACCATACAATGAACATCCTGACGTGAACACAAATCTCCCATTGAAACAATTACTCAGCCAGTGTCCCTTGCCTATGGCACCATCTGGCTATCAGGATACCAGTTATGCAATGGCTGCTCTCCAGAAAGACGTCCAAAACGAGCTCCACAAGACCGAATTTTGGAGGGATAAAAAACGAAAGCCAAAGAAGAAAGATCAAGTGCCCGAGATATTCTATAAAGGCACTGGCATCTGGTGCAACGTTGTCATTGACAACTGCTGCTGGTTTTTGAAACTACCCCACAAGGACGGGCCCAGTCTCAACGTGGGAAATCCCCTGGCGAaagattttttgaataaattttccgaaaatatTCTCGCTGGTCTGGACTCCAGTGCAACTGAAGTACTGAAAATAGCAAGAATGGTGTCGTATTGGAGGAATAATCGCGATCGGATAATGTCCCAGCTCGTGATGTGGTGGAATACCGATAGTTTACCATCATCAATCATTCGAAGCCATCGTCACACTAGTTACGGTGCAATAATCCCTCAGGTTGTTGTGAGTGGTACTCTAACGAGAAGAGCAACCGAACCCACGTGGATGACCGCTTCTAATGCACATATTGAGCGAGTTGGCTCTGAGTTGAGGGCTATGGTTCAAGCACCACCAGGTTACAATATTGTTGGGGCTGATGTCGATAGTCAAGAGCTTTGGATCGCTTCGTTAATTGGGGATGCATATTGTGCTGGAATTCATGGAGCTACGCCCTTTGGCTGGATGACACTTATTGGAAGTAAGTCGAAGGGGACGGACATGCACAGTGTGACGGCGAAGGCCGTTGGTATATCTCGTGATCATGCAAAAGTTATAAATTACGCTCGAATTTATGGAGCTGGGATAAAGTTTGCGGAGAGACTTTTGAAACAATTTAATCCGTCGATGGGAGAGTCTGAGGCTATTTCGAAggcgaaaaaaatgtttagtaTAACGAAAGGAAAGAAAATATATCGACTTCGGGAGGAATTTATCAATGATGATGTGGAGGAACGGGATTATTCATCGTGGGATGCTTATCAACTGGCCCGAGTTCATGGGAAGAAGGTTGAGGAGATGTTTGGATGCGGTAAATGGTGGGGTGGTTCTGAGTCAGCGATGTTCAATAGACTGGAGGAAATTGCGGGGAGTCTTCATCCAATAACCCCATTTCTCAATTCGCGACTCAGTCGAGCTCTTGAAGTTGGGGAGGAACAGAAAGACAAATATCTGCCAACTAAAATCAACTGGGTTGTACAGAGCGGTGCTGTTGATTTTCTCCACCTTATGCTTGTCTGCATGAAATGGTTGATGCGTGATAACGCTCGATTTTGTCTATCATTTCATGATGAAATTCGATATATTGTCCCCTCGAGGTATAAGTATAACGCTGCGCTGGGGATGCACGTGACAAATCTACTTACGAGATCTTTCTGTGCCTCGAGACTTGGTATTAATGACTTGCCAATGTCCGTAGCATTTTTTGCTTCTGTCGAAGTGGATTCGGTACTCAGGAAGGAATCCACTAGTGATTGTAAAACGCCGTCCAATCCCCATGGACTTGAAAACGGATATGGTGTGTCTCCTGGAGAAAGTCTAGATGTGGAGGAAGCCTTGAAAAAATCTGGGGGATCACTTGGATCATGGCACTCGGCAcaaatgagaaagaaaaaagttggaaaaaGTACTGGATAA
- the LOC135169878 gene encoding probable RNA-binding protein EIF1AD yields MSKATKRKHVTKEVQEDLSIPTDTQTIVQLVDPRGNNLHEVMDCSGERYLVSMPVKFRKNIWVKRGDYVLVEPIPEGDKVKAEITKILTKEHIKYYRSQDCWPDKFNTSHQQNSGTIQTDDNLGEDSMGEIFVNTNRRIPNRRSFDANESSSSENSNSD; encoded by the exons ATGTCAAAAGCCACAAAAAGGAAGCACGTGACAAAGGAGGTACAGGAGGATTTGAGCATTCCTACGGATACGCAAACCATAGTACAACTGGTCGATCCACGAGGTAATAATCTTCACGAAGTAATGGACTGTTCCGGGGAGCGATATCTGGTGTCCATGCcagtgaaattcagaaaaaatatatgggTCAAAAGGGGTGATTATGTTCTCGTCGAACCCATACCTGAGGGGGACAAAGTTAAGGCGGAAATCACGAAAATACTCACCAAA GAGCACATAAAGTATTATCGATCGCAGGACTGTTGGCCAGACAAATTTAATACTTCCCATCAACAGAACTCAGGAACCATTCAAACTGATGATAATTTAGGTGAGGACTCGATGGGGGAAATTTTCGTGAATACAAATCGCAGAATTCCCAATCGGAGGAGTTTTGATGCAAATGAGAGTTCCAGTTCCGAAAATTCCAATTCAGATTGA
- the LOC135170179 gene encoding uncharacterized protein LOC135170179 — MNITTTYSNDYEWPHVKNFPIPPQTFQMTQQLPQNNEEFICNEPLHENQVRHEWKSTSQSDGYEWSRLGPMRLLLEPKLYAVNTALDVNPDKPIQCNSIKNWTKTFEELSSPREPSMPGYDTLRIIHENRLKSTYQVDYDHLVEYPYIDYDKEINVKDKSPEVKCRVPVKLPYIGGHEIPGRPPRSTAFDQPSDKSASGQNVASRTNTTASQPPDSKDYQDSKATNVITKMPLGVSKMQRRKNLKTIKKSNRKFEQMVPGNAAKQQHQFADPWTSEYSDAISFTADEIMRNKLHCTTKKCREGK; from the exons ATGAATATCACCACGACCTACAGCAATGATTACGAGTGGCCACATGTGAAAAACTTTCCAATACCTCCACAAACATTTCAAATGACGCAACAGTTACCTCAAAATAATGAGGAGTTCATTTGTAATGAGCCATTACACGAAAATCAAGTGAGACATGAGTGGAAATCAACGTCCCAATCGGACGGATATGAGTGGAGTCGCCTGGGACCAATGAGGTTACTCCTTGAACCCAAACTTTATGCAGTGAATACAGCCTTGGACGTCAATCCTGATAAACCAATTCAATGCAATAGTATTAAAAATTGGACAAAAACGTTTGAAGAGTTGTCATCTCCACGAGAGCCATCGATGCCTGGTTATGATACCCTCAGGATCATAcatgaaaatcgattgaagAGTACATATCAAGTAGATTATGATCATTTAG TGGAATATCCTTACATTGATTACGACAAAGAAATCAATGTGAAGGACAAGTCTCCAGAGGTAAAATGCAGAGTGCCAGTTAAATTACCTTACATTGGAGGACATGAAATACCTGGAAGGCCTCCACGTAGCACAGCTTTCGATCAACCGTCTGACAAGTCAGCCAGTGGGCAGAATGTAGCAAGTAGAACAAATACTACCGCAAGCCAACCACCAGACTCGAAAGACTATCAGGACTCCAAAGCAACGAATGTTATTACCAAAATGCCTCTGGGGGTATCAAAGATGCAGCGAAGAAA AAATttgaaaacgataaaaaaatctaacagAAAATTTGAACAAATGGTGCCTGGAAATGCAGCCAAACAACAACATCAATTTGCAGACCCTTGGACGAGTGAATATAGCGATGCTATATCTTTTACAGCAGATGAAATCATGAGAAATAAATTGCATTGCACGACTAAGAAATGTAGAGAAGGAAAAtga